A stretch of the Pelodiscus sinensis isolate JC-2024 chromosome 8, ASM4963464v1, whole genome shotgun sequence genome encodes the following:
- the CISD1 gene encoding CDGSH iron-sulfur domain-containing protein 1: MGLGSNSSVRVEWIATISLAAGAAAVGYLAYRRWLSKDKCCKALVNLHIQKDNPKVVHAFDMEDLGDKAVYCRCWRSKKFPLCDGSHTKHNDETGDNVGPLIIKRKEA, from the exons ATGGGGCTCGGATCGAACTCCTCCGTGCGGG TTGAATGGATTGCTACAATCTCATTAGCTGCGGGAGCGGCTGCTGTTGGATATCTAGCATACAGAAGATGGCTTTCTAAAGACAAATGCTGCAAAGCACTGGTAAATCTCCATATCCAGAAAGATAACCCCAAGGTAGTCCATGCATTTGATATGGAAGATCTGGGCGACAAAGCTGTGTACTGTCGTTGCTGGAGATCAAAGAAG tttccattGTGTGATGGGTCTCACACTAAGCACAATGATGAAACTGGGGACAATGTTGGGCCTCTGATCATCAAGAGAAAGGAAGCATAA